Proteins found in one Lycium ferocissimum isolate CSIRO_LF1 chromosome 6, AGI_CSIRO_Lferr_CH_V1, whole genome shotgun sequence genomic segment:
- the LOC132060920 gene encoding uncharacterized protein LOC132060920 gives MPQWAVPPCPYPSTWPTSSQGPSAKQPGILGPAPQPPQQAYAAAPFQQMYAPSYAPTDIESAMHTMTLNPSDQKWYMDTGATSHMISTNGFSDGDATNEM, from the exons ATGCCACAATGGGCCGTGCCACCGTGCCCGTATCCGTCCACTTGGCCGACGTCTTCGCAAGGGCCCTCGGCCAAACAGCCGGGCATTCTCGGCCCTGCTCCCCAGCCTCCGCAGCAGGCGTATGCTGCTGCCCCGTTTCAGCAGATGTATGCCCCGTCTTATGCTCCCACGGACATCGAATCGGCCATGCATACGATGACTTTGAATCCTTCGGACCagaagtggtacatggacaccggtGCCACATCTCACATGATATCCACGAATG GATTTTCAGACGGGGATGCCACTAATGAGATGTGA